In one window of Polaromonas naphthalenivorans CJ2 DNA:
- a CDS encoding MBL fold metallo-hydrolase, translating into MAASSLPSGMHVFERGWLSANNILFADGDHSVLVDSGYCTHSAQTLSLVEGVLGNRSLDVLVNTHLHSDHCGGNAALQARYPALQTLIPPGHAQQVAQWDAAALSYVPTGQQCPRFGFDQTLQPGTNLRFGAAQWQVHAAAGHDPHSLVFFEPETRMLISADALWENGFGVVFPELEGSDAFAEVAATLDLIERLNPATVIPGHGRVFMYTPEILAKARQRLDFFIANPVKHARHAVKALLVFKLLEVQRQLIDEFTQWTVTTPYFEQIRVRFFREVPMAVWVGQLYAELLAAGVATKEGEYIRPGFAR; encoded by the coding sequence ATGGCTGCAAGCTCTTTGCCATCCGGCATGCATGTCTTCGAACGGGGCTGGCTTTCAGCCAACAACATCCTGTTTGCCGATGGCGATCACAGCGTGCTGGTTGACAGCGGCTACTGCACGCATTCCGCACAGACGCTGTCGCTGGTCGAAGGTGTCCTGGGCAATCGTTCATTGGATGTGCTCGTCAACACCCATTTGCACAGCGACCATTGCGGCGGCAACGCGGCCTTGCAGGCGCGCTACCCGGCGCTCCAGACCCTGATTCCGCCCGGACACGCGCAGCAGGTCGCGCAATGGGATGCGGCAGCGCTCAGCTATGTGCCCACGGGTCAGCAATGCCCGCGATTCGGCTTCGATCAAACGCTTCAGCCCGGAACAAACCTACGGTTTGGCGCGGCTCAATGGCAGGTTCATGCGGCAGCCGGGCATGACCCTCATTCGCTTGTTTTCTTCGAGCCCGAAACCAGAATGCTGATTTCAGCCGATGCCTTGTGGGAAAACGGTTTCGGCGTGGTGTTTCCCGAGCTTGAGGGAAGCGACGCCTTTGCCGAGGTGGCGGCAACGCTGGACTTGATCGAACGGCTCAATCCTGCCACCGTCATCCCGGGGCATGGACGGGTTTTCATGTACACGCCCGAGATACTCGCCAAAGCACGTCAGCGCCTGGATTTTTTTATCGCCAACCCCGTCAAGCATGCCCGTCATGCGGTGAAAGCCCTGCTCGTCTTCAAGCTGCTTGAAGTTCAACGGCAGTTGATTGATGAATTCACCCAATGGACGGTGACAACGCCGTATTTTGAGCAAATCAGAGTTCGCTTTTTTCGGGAGGTTCCGATGGCTGTCTGGGTAGGCCAGTTGTACGCCGAACTGCTTGCCGCTGGCGTAGCCACAAAGGAAGGCGAATATATTCGCCCCGGGTTCGCCCGTTAA
- a CDS encoding FFLEELY motif protein has product MDTSAQTIRDALQAVSQLRQQHASQPALARAGAEVKRFQARRFQATYADLLHSPRYKTAAAFFLQELYSDKDYASRDQQFARIADTIARLFPQSVVNTAAALAEIHALTETLDDLMARAWIADASTTPKSSEPARYVRCWRQLGDRAARQHQLEVVLQLGQSLGRLTRTLGLRTLLRMMRRPAAAAGLDSLQQFLETGFDAFARMGGADEFLTLLRQRESEWIRALFDDEAAACETRLAHLLAAGSPPEFNNATSF; this is encoded by the coding sequence ATGGACACTTCAGCACAAACAATCCGGGACGCGCTGCAAGCCGTGTCGCAGCTTCGGCAGCAGCACGCCAGCCAGCCGGCCCTGGCGCGGGCCGGCGCCGAGGTCAAGCGTTTTCAGGCGCGCCGCTTCCAGGCCACCTACGCCGACCTGCTGCACAGCCCGCGCTACAAAACGGCCGCCGCCTTCTTCCTTCAGGAGCTGTACAGCGACAAGGACTACGCCAGCCGCGACCAGCAGTTTGCCCGCATTGCCGACACCATCGCCCGGCTGTTTCCGCAGTCCGTCGTGAACACGGCGGCCGCGCTCGCCGAGATCCATGCGCTGACCGAAACGCTGGACGACCTGATGGCGCGCGCCTGGATCGCAGACGCCTCGACCACCCCCAAAAGCAGTGAACCGGCGCGCTATGTCCGCTGCTGGCGCCAACTGGGAGACCGGGCCGCGCGCCAGCACCAGCTTGAGGTGGTGCTGCAGCTCGGCCAGTCGCTCGGCCGCCTGACGCGCACGCTCGGGCTGAGAACCTTGCTCAGGATGATGCGCCGCCCCGCTGCCGCCGCTGGCCTTGATTCCCTTCAGCAATTCCTGGAAACCGGCTTTGACGCCTTTGCCAGGATGGGCGGCGCGGACGAGTTCCTCACGCTGCTCCGCCAGCGCGAATCCGAATGGATACGCGCCCTGTTTGACGACGAGGCGGCCGCCTGCGAGACCCGGCTGGCCCATTTGCTGGCAGCGGGCAGCCCGCCTGAATTCAACAACGCAACGTCCTTCTGA
- a CDS encoding GMC family oxidoreductase has protein sequence MSRLNDPIKDGLQRGWKVSGGALGPIPEKIVCDVAIIGSGAGAGITAELLAKAGLQVVVIEEGPLKSSSDFNQKESEAYPSLYQESAARKTEDKAINILQGRCVGGSTTVNWTSSFRTPPATLQFWQDQFGLGSYTAEALAPYFAQAERRLNIAPWPVAPNENNELLRRGAVKLGIPAASIARNVKGCWNLGSCGLGCPTNAKQSMLVTTIPAALDLGAQLLTETRAERFELANGRVTALVCRNVEPNGAFAQYGRAQTAIKIIAKHYVLAGGAINSPAVLLRSGAPDPHGRLGVRTFLHPVLMSSGIFAQQVAAWSGAPQSIYSDHFLQTQPMDGPMGYKLEAPPLHPLIFASTVPGFGEGQHALLKAFAHNHTLLALLRDGFHDEAPGGKVRLRGDGSAVLDYPLSDYVMDGGRRALLSMMQIQFAAGAQQVLPLHEMAAPYSSWVQARAAVMALPMKPRLVKIVSAHVMGGCGLAATEAQGVTRPDGLHWQLDNLSIHDGSLFPTSIGANPQLSVYGMVNRLAQGLAKTLTGRDVALA, from the coding sequence ATGAGCCGATTGAACGACCCAATCAAGGACGGCCTGCAGCGCGGCTGGAAAGTCTCGGGCGGCGCCCTGGGGCCGATTCCAGAAAAAATCGTCTGCGATGTCGCCATCATCGGCAGTGGCGCGGGCGCGGGCATCACGGCCGAACTGCTGGCCAAGGCCGGGCTGCAGGTGGTGGTGATTGAAGAGGGCCCGCTCAAGAGCAGCAGCGACTTCAACCAGAAGGAGTCCGAAGCCTATCCTTCGCTGTACCAGGAAAGCGCGGCGCGCAAGACCGAAGACAAGGCGATCAACATCCTGCAGGGCCGCTGCGTCGGGGGCTCGACGACGGTGAACTGGACCAGCTCCTTTCGAACGCCGCCGGCCACGCTCCAGTTTTGGCAGGACCAGTTTGGACTGGGCAGCTACACCGCCGAGGCGCTGGCGCCTTATTTCGCCCAGGCCGAGCGGCGGCTGAACATTGCGCCGTGGCCGGTGGCGCCCAACGAAAACAATGAACTGCTGCGCCGTGGCGCCGTCAAGCTCGGGATTCCCGCCGCGTCCATCGCGCGCAACGTCAAGGGCTGCTGGAATCTGGGCTCGTGCGGACTGGGCTGCCCGACCAACGCCAAGCAGTCGATGCTGGTCACGACGATTCCGGCCGCGCTGGACCTGGGCGCGCAACTGCTGACCGAAACCCGGGCCGAGCGCTTCGAACTGGCCAACGGCAGGGTGACGGCGCTGGTGTGCCGAAATGTAGAGCCAAATGGGGCTTTTGCGCAATATGGACGGGCGCAAACAGCTATTAAAATAATAGCAAAACATTATGTGCTGGCCGGCGGCGCCATCAACTCGCCCGCCGTGCTGCTGCGCTCTGGCGCGCCCGACCCGCATGGCCGGCTGGGAGTGCGGACCTTTTTGCACCCGGTGCTCATGTCTTCCGGCATCTTTGCGCAACAAGTCGCGGCCTGGAGCGGCGCGCCGCAGTCGATCTACAGCGACCATTTTCTGCAAACCCAGCCGATGGACGGCCCCATGGGCTACAAGCTGGAGGCGCCGCCGCTGCATCCGCTGATTTTTGCGTCCACCGTGCCGGGCTTTGGCGAAGGGCAGCATGCGCTGCTGAAGGCTTTTGCGCACAACCACACCTTGCTGGCGCTGCTGCGCGACGGCTTTCACGATGAAGCGCCCGGTGGCAAGGTCAGGCTGCGCGGTGACGGCTCGGCCGTGCTCGATTACCCGCTGAGCGACTACGTCATGGACGGCGGCCGCCGGGCGCTGCTGTCGATGATGCAGATCCAGTTCGCGGCCGGGGCGCAGCAGGTGCTGCCGCTGCACGAAATGGCCGCGCCCTACAGCTCCTGGGTGCAGGCACGGGCTGCCGTCATGGCGCTGCCGATGAAGCCGCGCCTGGTGAAAATCGTCAGCGCGCATGTGATGGGCGGCTGCGGTCTGGCCGCCACCGAAGCGCAGGGCGTGACGCGGCCTGACGGCCTGCATTGGCAACTGGACAATCTCTCGATTCACGACGGCTCGCTGTTCCCGACCAGCATAGGCGCCAATCCGCAGCTGTCGGTGTATGGCATGGTCAACCGCCTGGCGCAGGGACTGGCCAAAACGCTGACCGGCCGGGATGTGGCGCTGGCCTGA
- a CDS encoding esterase/lipase family protein: MLASLQRLITLSIIAAAVGWLLYFGRGSPVLGFAGFMAIALAYSVFLAIEFILVKQVNKGDPVPQPSWRELLAAWLGESVTAPRVFCWRQPFRPNAVPDQLGPPARVRGRRGVVFVHGFFCNRGLWTPWLKRLQGSGRAFVAVNLEPLLGSIDDYAPQIDDAVRRVTEATGQPPLLVCHSMGGLAVRAWLKLMQAEARVHHVVTIGTPHRGTWLARFGQGHNGRQMRLLSDWQAQLDHGMPAGRHALFTCWYSNCDNIVFPASTATLPGARNRLVRGAAHVQLAFVPRVMQATLALLDERPA, from the coding sequence ATGCTGGCATCGCTGCAACGGCTCATCACCCTGTCGATCATCGCTGCGGCGGTTGGCTGGCTGCTGTACTTCGGCCGTGGCTCGCCGGTTCTGGGTTTTGCGGGTTTCATGGCGATTGCGCTTGCCTACTCTGTGTTTCTTGCTATCGAATTCATACTGGTCAAGCAGGTGAACAAGGGCGATCCGGTGCCCCAGCCCAGCTGGCGCGAACTGCTGGCCGCCTGGCTGGGCGAAAGCGTGACCGCGCCCCGGGTTTTCTGCTGGCGCCAGCCCTTCCGCCCGAATGCCGTGCCGGACCAGCTCGGACCGCCAGCGCGGGTGCGGGGCCGCCGGGGTGTGGTGTTCGTGCATGGGTTCTTTTGCAACCGGGGCCTGTGGACGCCCTGGCTCAAGCGCCTGCAGGGCAGTGGCCGGGCCTTCGTGGCCGTCAACCTGGAGCCGCTGCTGGGCTCGATTGACGACTATGCGCCGCAGATTGACGACGCGGTCCGGCGCGTGACCGAGGCCACCGGACAGCCGCCGCTGCTGGTCTGCCACAGCATGGGCGGCCTGGCGGTCCGGGCCTGGCTCAAGCTGATGCAGGCCGAGGCGCGCGTGCACCATGTGGTGACGATTGGCACGCCGCACCGGGGCACCTGGCTGGCGCGTTTTGGCCAGGGCCACAATGGCCGTCAGATGCGCCTGCTGTCGGACTGGCAGGCGCAGCTGGACCATGGCATGCCTGCCGGCCGCCATGCGCTGTTTACCTGCTGGTATTCGAATTGCGACAACATCGTGTTCCCGGCATCGACCGCGACGCTGCCGGGCGCCCGCAACCGGCTGGTTCGCGGCGCGGCGCATGTGCAGCTGGCGTTTGTGCCACGGGTCATGCAGGCAACGCTGGCCTTGCTGGACGAGCGCCCGGCTTGA
- a CDS encoding response regulator: MALIVVIDDDAGTRLLVSQVLKKEGHKVMSAEDGAKGLDLIREHKPDLVVSDVQMPLMDGFEVLDQVRSDAALAATAVILLTSLQDRSYMRLGMTTGADDYLTKPFAPQELREAVSAQLNKRDRAHAMRTQVVDKAVQLALDEQRHKIGALYETRMVQALSEQWPDSSTAQGNERFASATVLYADMRDYGVWTQALSSTELSEIIQQLYSSVGDTVYLFGAHYMQFVGDGMLCVFVDAADTKSVNHGLRAARAALGLVSATRRIDAHVQKNLAGRGLPNFSLGVALHSGPVAFASLDGLISRTGQTTPVGDTVAAALKLFQGEPRLSWTVAASVQAVRLVTGAVRTGQRALVQVPGRSQPMDVLEILGLA, encoded by the coding sequence ATGGCTTTGATCGTGGTGATTGATGATGATGCGGGCACCCGCCTGCTGGTCAGCCAGGTATTGAAAAAAGAAGGCCACAAGGTCATGTCCGCGGAAGACGGCGCCAAAGGGCTGGACCTGATTCGCGAGCACAAGCCTGACCTGGTGGTCAGCGATGTGCAGATGCCGCTGATGGACGGCTTTGAAGTGCTCGACCAGGTGCGCAGTGATGCCGCGCTGGCGGCCACGGCCGTGATTTTGCTGACCTCGCTGCAGGACCGCAGCTACATGCGCCTGGGCATGACCACCGGCGCCGACGACTACCTGACCAAGCCGTTCGCACCCCAGGAGCTGCGCGAAGCCGTCAGCGCGCAACTCAACAAGCGCGACCGGGCGCATGCCATGCGCACCCAGGTGGTTGACAAGGCCGTGCAGCTGGCGCTCGACGAGCAGCGCCACAAGATCGGCGCGCTGTATGAAACCCGCATGGTCCAGGCGCTCAGCGAGCAGTGGCCCGACAGCAGCACGGCGCAGGGCAATGAACGCTTTGCCAGCGCCACGGTGCTGTATGCCGACATGCGCGACTATGGCGTGTGGACGCAGGCGCTGAGCAGCACCGAACTCAGCGAAATCATCCAGCAGCTCTACAGCAGCGTGGGCGACACCGTCTATCTGTTTGGCGCGCATTACATGCAGTTTGTCGGCGACGGCATGCTGTGCGTTTTCGTCGATGCCGCTGACACCAAGTCCGTGAACCATGGCCTGCGCGCGGCACGCGCCGCGCTCGGCCTGGTCAGCGCGACACGGCGCATCGATGCCCATGTGCAGAAAAACCTGGCTGGCCGGGGCCTGCCGAATTTTTCGCTGGGCGTGGCGCTGCACAGCGGCCCGGTGGCCTTTGCCAGCCTGGACGGCCTGATCAGCCGCACCGGCCAGACCACGCCGGTGGGCGACACCGTGGCGGCAGCGCTCAAGCTGTTCCAGGGCGAGCCGCGCCTGAGCTGGACGGTGGCAGCCAGCGTGCAGGCCGTGCGCCTGGTGACCGGGGCGGTTCGCACCGGCCAGCGCGCGCTGGTCCAGGTGCCGGGGCGCAGCCAGCCCATGGATGTGCTGGAAATCCTGGGCCTGGCATGA